A stretch of Onychomys torridus chromosome 2, mOncTor1.1, whole genome shotgun sequence DNA encodes these proteins:
- the LOC118577167 gene encoding NADH dehydrogenase [ubiquinone] 1 alpha subcomplex assembly factor 4-like — translation MGVRVTRAFRNFNLENRLERELSKMKPSTAPKHPSTRSLLREQLSQHPEIKEEVSRKDNELLLLLKDVYVDSKDPVSSLLVKDDEPQQKPKEFRLPIGHHLAKSVMDIPKGKISVVEALTLLNNHKLSPETWIAEKIAQEYYLELKDVNFLLKYFVTFEVKVFPPEDRKAIPSK, via the coding sequence ATGGGGGTTCGCGTGACCCGCGCCTTCAGGAACTTCAACCTGGAGAACCGGTTGGAGCGGGAGCTCAGCAAGATGAAGCCCTCCACGGCCCCCAAGCATCCGTCCACCCGCAGCCTCCTGCGTGAGCAGCTGAGCCAGCATCCAGAAATCAAAgaggaagtttctagaaaagATAATGAGCTGTTGTTGTTACTAAAAGATGTCTATGTCGATTCCAAAGATCCGGTGTCTTCCCTGCTGGTAAAAGATGATGAACCACAGCAAAAACCGAAGGAATTCAGACTTCCCATCGGACATCACTTGGCTAAGAGTGTCATGGACATTCCCAAAGGCAAAATTTCTGTTGTAGAAGCATTGACACTTCTCAATAATCATAAACTTTCTCCAGAAACATGGATTGCTGAGAAAATTGCCCAAGAGTACTATTTAGAACTGAAAGATGTAAACTTCCTCCTgaaatattttgttacttttgaaGTCAAGGTCTTCCCTCCTGAAGACAGGAAAGCAATAccatcaaaatga